In Etheostoma cragini isolate CJK2018 chromosome 15, CSU_Ecrag_1.0, whole genome shotgun sequence, the DNA window CCTCTTGATCCACTGATATGAACCATGTTTAACTgcagtgtacagtgtgtagaGGAGGTGGAGAACTCCTCCTCAAAACATCTGTAAAGCACGcctcaaaaagaaaatggtccCATACAACTTCAATTCTTGTTTTGCCTGTGTTCATATTGCAGGGCAGGGAATTTGCAGTTGTCTCATAGATTAAGCTGTTTTAAGATTTCAAGACATGTCTCACAGAAAACCTACTGCTGAATCAACTCGTCCAGAATACGTTATTAGCTACATCGACTTAGCTGATGGATGGAATATGGCAACAAAAAGCTGAATTTACTGAGAAACactataaaaacacattcaaagacaaaacaattactGTATTTGTGTACAGTAATTATTACTTATTGGGCATCATAAAACATGAATTCATAACATGGCGATGGCTACGCCAGAATCATAGCGTCCTTTCATTTGACTTATTCTGGCAGCTAGCATAAGCAGCAGGCCAGTGGCCACCTCCATGCTGTAGGAGAGCCAGGCTGCGGTTAAGGACCAGCCAAAGGACACGTCCACACGGGCAAGGTTCTCTGGAGACACAATGCGCTGGAACTCCACCATGGCCAGGTTTGAGTATTTGATGTAGATGCTCACCCCCGACAAGGTAAAAAGACCTGTTATGGtgcacagaaacaaacagatgaAACAGAATCCGCCAGATTTAAAGACATTCTCTGGTGCCTGTTACATGGAAATGGATCCATCTTGAGGAATTGTAATGAGATCTCTAGGCATGAGACCCTTGCAATAGTTTTCACAATTGATCATTGAGGTGataatgcaaacaaaattaaatccttaaattaaaaattaatccTTTTCCAACATTATTGTCTTCGCTTAACTCAAAGGATTGTATTAGATAATATATTCTTGTTACTTTAGCCATGCATAATAAACAATAAGTAAAATCTAAAAgctttaaagaatttaaaagccatatcacataaaaacaattatctCATCTATATGCTATTGTTTTagcaaaatgattttaaattaaatttgaacaTATACTCCGCAGGAAGAACCTGTGATATAGGTATGACGGTTGTATTGGGTTTCTTTTTTCCCAAACAGACTTAagaataaagtctttaaaataaCTGCAGACGTGTgctgacaaaaacaacattcaactGAATTTCAACCCCAAATACCACTATGTGCACAATTTAGACTGACTCTTAGTGTAGCAACATGGAAGGAACCACAACACACTGAGCAATCACCTGCTGCAATTAACCTGAAATTGATTTGAAATCCCAATTGTGGACTTGTCTCTTCATGTCTATCATTTAGTGTGGCTAATTGGCAGGCAAGCAATTAgtagagatagaaagagagagcgagaaagagagaaagtgagagagagagagaaagaaagaaaggttaGCAAGTACAAATGTCATACACAGTTCTATAGGAGGTACAACGGGATCAGCAGACCTGCCTTTCATAGAGGGCGAGCAAATCCTTTGTTGCATTTCCACCTAGTATTAAAATCCAATGTGAGTGACTCagtcacaagtggacagctctaagtACGTTTGTTTCCAGCCGATGCATTGACAAATCAGACTCGCTGGCGTTTAAATAGCATAAGATGAAGTAACAATACAAGAAAATGAATGTCTGTAGTAATATCCTACAAACTGTATTTGTGAAATCTGGGACATTTTATGAAACTATACAAGAGGTTGTTATATACAGGCGGGTGCCTTTTCCAGGACAGCTGGTGATATGAAAAGAGCAGGCAGCACTGGAACAAAAACAGTGAGACAGAGTTTTCACCTTTAGTTCTTCTCTACAATTGATCCATTGTGTGTGTAGTCATCTGTGTACAGTGTGACTTCACTTGCACTTTATGTGAGTTCTGAGCTCTTTCTGCACCAATTCCACACTAAGAATTTGTTAATTGTGCTTCCTTTACCAATTTCTAACGTTTTAATGGCGTGAAGgtctctttttaaaacaagcTCAAGTTGCAGAGCTGCAGAATGAGACCTGAGGCCAGGTTAATCAGCAGTGCTGTGCATGACATAACTGTTCAGAATTGAATTTCAAAGACATATTGACACATGGCTCAACATTAAACTTGTGTTTGCATATAGGCTACCATCTCTCATATTAAAATTTCAAACTGAGAAATAGGTCACTTTTGGGTTTGATTTAGCTAGTGTCTAAAggggtgttttcttttttgataaagTAGATTAAAGCACAAGGTTTTTAGCAAGATCGCTCATCTGCACCTGTTCAGAGCAAATTGAACATCCATTCTCCTACTTTGTGTCCTTCTCTTTGAATGGTATTTATTGCTTGTTCCACTCcgatttgttatttttcattttcatttgtaagGGCTATATTTGCTAACAACTAGCACTACTGCCAGAGTGCTAGTTATTAGAATCCAATTTGTGGTGCGAATTGTAATTATTTCATCTGAATAAAGTTATTAGActtattttaaatttctctGTCAGATAGAATCAATGGTTGTAAGTGGTTCTCAAATAGACATAAtgtaaataacaatataatgcAAATTTCTGCACACTGATTTGCAGTTCATCTCTTGAAACAAAATTTTTATGACAATGTATCAAGGTAAATTCTATTGTGTCACCTGTTTTAATTCAAATATACAAGTGCACTGATTGCTGGATATTCCACACAGGTGCATTATGAacgggccgattgcttggcctgtggtatggCTAATGATGaagtacaaagaaaataaataattattagaCTTCAGTGTGGATTCTCATACCCAAATTCATCATTACTGAAGGTAAGTAGCTGGAAGCATTTTATGTGTGTTCAATTTTGCAAAATGCATTCAATCATTGGGAATGGGAATTTTTTTTCCCGTAACACATTGTTTGTTTGCTCTATTTGCTTTAAAAGGAATAGTgtgacattttaagaaattaGCTTGGTTAACTTTCTTGCGCACATTGAGAtgagattgataccactctcaaaTCTGTCCTTAAAGTATGATGCTATAGCTACAAGACAAGTAGCTTaccataaagactggaagcaggggggaAACAGCTGGCCTCTCTCTGTCAAAGCATCTGTCAAATAATCTGCCCTCCAGCACCTCCCACAAATCAGTAATTTACAAACTATATCTTGTTTGTTCAATCggtacacaaacaaaaatgtataaatgacaatgacatgtttttacagtaaGTTACATGCTGGAAGTATTTATTGGCCAGCTTCATACTTGCCTGTCAACAAATATGAGTGTTTCTGATCTGCAAAGAACTATTAATTTAAGTTATTTGTGTTATGTGAGCCATTTAAACTCCAGTACCTTCACAGGTAGGCTTTCCTGCTGTTCAAGCAAAGGGTAGAGTCTCACAGAAAAAGCAATTCCcatcagcagagagagagagacatgtaaTTGTCCTGGAACaagcactttttcttttttttaaagattattctttgggcttttctgtctttatttgatATGAAAGGTatgtgagaaaggggagagagagggggaagacatgcagaaaatcatcacaggtcagattcaaaccctggacctctgtgcCGAGGAATAATCCTCAAAGTATGTGTGTTGCTGCTccacccactgagccaacccagccACAGGAGCAAGCAGTCCTGAGACAAAGTTAAACAAGAAGCACCAGAAACAGCTTGTGCTTCATTGCTACTTTTTCACTAACACTGAAGTTTAcattttccataatgttttGATATGATTTATGGTAAACCATGaggcaaatacattttcattattaaagttAACTTTCAGTGTGCACAGTTGAATGTTGTTTCATCTAACTCTACAGAATCAGAACCCATGTATTATTTCTTGTCTATTACCTCTCTTGTAGGAAGTTGTCTTGTGGAAGTTCCATAAAATGATTGGGATTGACATTCTAACATAGATTAAGCATGCactacattttcctttttcccctGATAAAGATTGACATTAGCTTTTGATTAATGTTTGtagttatgttttttaaattcaatatcATAGTTCTATGATGCTGAAAAGGGTACCAGCTTTTTTAGCCTGGCAGCTGAAGACCAGCTCAGCGGACAATCAGTCCACGCGCAGCATCTAGGGCTgaacaacaaaaatcaaagtGCAGGTGACCTGCAGTTTGAGAAAGAAGTAGGGTGCGCAAATATGTGCATTTTCACAAATTGAAATATAGAAACTGTCCTGCAGCTTTTTTGTTGTCCAATATTATGGGACACCAAAACTAAACACTATAGTTATAAACATGACAAATGACGCTGTCTACTGCAGCAGCTCTGCAGCTGtttaattcacatttaagaGAACGTTATTAATATTTTCCTccttaattattatttcatcacCACTATTAATCAGAATGTTAGTTTATACAATCCAACCGGCCTAATATGTGGATTAACCACGAGGCCATGAATGTAACTATAtaactatgtatatatatatatatatatatatatatatatatatatatatatatatatatatactgtatatggtatttccatatacatatttatatagttatatagtattatatatatagtatatatatgctatatatatatatatatatagttttataggtacagtatatatattacCGTAGCCTACCTCCTCCCCTGTTTCCCCATAATTCTGTAAATTGTCATTGGGTTTTATGATAGGTGCTATGCAAATAAAAGTTATTCTTATTCTCATTATTGTTCTTGTTACAAACTGTTCACACCAGTCTACAGCGTTGTAGTGTTTGGTAAAGGGCGTCAACACTGTCATTTAGCATATGGGAGTCTGGTCTCTTACAGATGGTTGTGCTCCTACAATTGCGTTGGAGTGTCTTGAGTCAATcctgttgtttgtttattactAAATGTGACAAATAGATTGAAGAAAGTGACAGACATCTTGCACAGAAGGTTCTCACctgtttaaaagtatttttctctttatttccttTATAAAATCCACATTTCCACCCTTCTAATAGCAGGGTAAGCAAAAAGATCTTTGGGCAATGCAATTAATTCAACTGGGATAGTGAATGTCAATACAGAGATATGAGGCTGCAGATTCTATCTCTAATAACAGACTTCTCCATTGGCCCTCAGTCTAAGTAGGTTCGAATGGGATTTTTGCAGTTGCCTTAAGTCAGAAGTAGAGCAGAAGTAAGAGTGAGCAGTTGAAATTTATATACAATATGCCACccacaaactttttttctgtgctgAACATCTTACATACTGACTTAACTTAGGAAAGGATTTGCCCTACAGCAGCTTAAAGACAAAGAACACTTAATTTGCCACAggcccaaaaaaacatttggcgTGGACTTACTGCAGAAGAGAACGTAGGATGCTGATCCAGCCAGCAATTTGGGACTGCTGGCTAACGAACTGACAAGTCCAAC includes these proteins:
- the LOC117958523 gene encoding transmembrane protein 235, yielding MRYGLVVVTAGFTGLLSFSLLAVAIGTDYWYIIVDMNKPNCSCSDDLSSHSGLWRINEGTNMTSVIHSFTANMTSLSEVEKHLLGLHKVVVIMLPLSLVLLVFGWIVGLVSSLASSPKLLAGSASYVLFCSLFTLSGVSIYIKYSNLAMVEFQRIVSPENLARVDVSFGWSLTAAWLSYSMEVATGLLLMLAARISQMKGRYDSGVAIAML